In Dendropsophus ebraccatus isolate aDenEbr1 chromosome 13, aDenEbr1.pat, whole genome shotgun sequence, the sequence ATGTTATGGCTTCATGTTATATTTAGTAATattctatgcccccccccccacaccccaataacagctccatttactttaccAACAGTGAGGAAGTAAAATCGAGAAAAAACACTATAGTTCATGGGGCTCAGATAAAGAGAGAGCAAAGTTGAACATGCATGAGCTGGTGtggacctcttaaagggacccagcgtTTACAGTGATATGTCAGAGGTCTCGGTCCTGGGGTCCCGGGAGCTGAGACTCCCACCAGTCACTACATGATGGGCAGAAGCGCTCCTCCTCCCTTTCTGTGTGGCTCGCAGTGTACAGATCTGCAGAAAGACCCATAGAGGTTTATAGAATCTCATCACCACTTGTTGGGCGTTCCgagaagagctgtgcagagcaggggaggttttctatggggatttgctgctgctctggacagttcctgatacggacagaggtggcagcagagagcactgtgtcagactgcagagaatacaccacttcctgcaggacatacagcagctgataagtacgggaagtgttgagaatttttaatagaagtaaattacaaatctaaataactttctgaaaccagtcgaattgtaagaaaaatattttcgccggagtgcccctttaatgtatatatgttttttttaaaggatccCTTGGATGAAATAGTATAGTAAACTGCACTGGGGACAATGACTGTAGGATGGCTGGGTGCATTAGTGCACATGCTGTCATAGATGAAGTCAGGCCGCTACAAGGGCTTCTGCATCGCTGTGAGGATCGATACAGGAAATCGGTCACTGTCACTGCAGTCATATGCAGGAAGTTCCTGGTGCTCCATCAATAACACAGCTCCCATCAATGTCAATGGAAGTCACACAAAATTTGCATAAAACAGCCAACTGTTTTTGTATTCTCTCTCTTTTGTAGATCAGAAaaacttgtttaaaggggtagttcaaccaaaaaaaataaaaataaaaaatctttcaaatcaactggtgtaagaaagttatatagatttgtaatttacttctatataaatgtctccagtcttctagtacctattagctgctgtatgtcctgcaggaagtggtcttttCATctcagtctctctgctgccacctctgtccatgtcaggaactgttgagagcagcagaaaatccccatagaaaacctctccaggctgaaaagaatacactacttcctgcaggacgtacagcagctgataagtactggaaggctgggaattttttaatagaagtaaactacaaatctctggcacttgtaaAACAGGTTACCCTTCATTCTAGTAGCTGATATTTTGGAGCTATAATTCATTCATTTGTCAGAATTATTATTGAAACAATTTAAATGCCAAAAACactaaatacaaataaaaaaataagactacaataaaaaaatataagaaagTGACGTACACTAAATATGTATAAATCATTATGTGATGGAGGCAATGGGAGggataggccaggttcacactgcatttttgcaattgaTTTTTCTCAAatgttttaagcaaaaaaaacaacaacccagatGCATCCAATTTGATCGTTTTCTAGTgattccatgataaaaaaaaaaaaaaacagatcaaaacgcatccttatTTTAGCATacgcaaaaatgtggtcgaccatgtttttgtgtatgctaaaaaaaaggagGCGTTTTGatctggggtttttttttatgatggaagtcaatggaaaaatggacacaaatgcacctgtttttttttaatcgttttttttttttttgcataaaatggattgcaaaaacacagtgtgaacctggcccaaGTGGGTACACAGCCTCATATTGCCGGTAGTCTCagtaatacacggatcagcactcACCTGGCTCTGGTAAAGCTCCTGGATTTGCGCGTCGATCCACTCCTCCAGTTTGATGCGGCGTTGCAGCTCTTTGCGGTTATATTTCACGGTGAGTTTCCCCAGCTTCTTCGGTGTCACGTTGTCGTCTTGTTTTTCCACAGCCAGGAAGGTGACTTGAGCCGGATGGCTGTCGCCGGTAGCCATAGTCGCCCCCCCTTCTCCCGACACAACAGGGTCTCCGGGGACGGGCGAGGATCAGGAGGGATGTGATCCGACCAGGGACAAAAAACAACTGGGACAAAAGTACAAGAGGAGCGGCTACGAGGAAGCAGAGTCCCTGGCTGCTTCTTCAGTTTCACTATCCCGGTGCGGATAGGGATCAAATGTTCACGGATTATCTTATCACATGTGAGACGTGACACCAGATAAGGCTTCACCTCTACTACACCCATTCATTCAGAAAGAGGGGGGCGCTATGGTGGGGGGCTGCTAGagagcagaaagttatacagatttgtaaattacttccagtacttatcagctgctgtatgtcctgcaggaagtggtgtattctctccagtctgacacagtgctctctgctgccacctctgtccagagtagtagaaaatccccatagaaaacctctcctgctctggacagttcctgacatggacagaggtggcagcagagagcactgtgtcagactggagagaatacaccacttcctgtaggacatacagcagctgataagtactggaagactggagatttttaaatagaagtaaattacaaatcaatataactttctgacaccagttgatttgaaagaatgtgTTTCTTTtgccgaagttcccctttaacagacaAGCCGTGTTTAATCATTTCAGAAATAGAGAGTAAAACATCAACCAAGGTCCGGCTGTAAATGCAGCAGGAAACAGAGTACAAGTCCCGGCACCTGCAGACTCTGCTGAGATCAGGGTTGTGTAGAGTACAGAATGACTGCACTAATGTAATAACCTGGTAAGATGAAGCTGGGTACTACACATGGTCATTATGATCAGCCATGTACTGTAGGCCGCTTCCCAGACTGGACCGACAGCAGCCAATACATATAGTaggatgtgctggagaaacaagtcTGATCCATGGAGGCTGCAGCTCACTGCTTAAAGAAAGGAAGGTGGGCATACATGAAGAGCAACTCCCACAGTCTGAAGATAGTGAAGAGAGCATACATGAAGAGCAACTCCCACAGTCTGAAGATAGTGAAGAGAGCATACATGAAGAGCAACTCCCACAGTCTGAAGATAGTGAAGAGAGCATACATGAAGAGCAACTCCCACAGTCTGAAGATAGTGAAGAGAGCATACATGAAGAGCAACTCCCACAGTCTGAAGATAGTGAAGAGAGCATACATAAAGAGCAACTCCCACAGTCTGAAGATAGTGAAGAGAGCGTACATGAAGAGCAACTCCCACAGTCTGAAGATAGTGAAGAGAGCATACATAAAGAGCAGCTTCCACAgtgggcagctcacacaggctgtagagagtgaagagagtatacatggagggcaccTAACATAGTCTGAAGATAGTGAAGAGAgcgtacatggagggcagctcacacaggctgtatatagtgaatagagtatacatggagggcaccTAGCACAGTCTGAAGATAGTGAAGAGAACATACATAAAGAGCAGCTTCAACAGTCTGAAGATCACAGTCTGAAATCAGTATAcatagagggcagctcacacagaatGTAGATATGTTGCAGATTACACATGGCGGGCAGCTCAAACTGTAGATAGTGAGGTGAGCCTACACGGAGAATGGCTCAGACAGAAAATAGGAAGGAGATCATACATGGTGGACACCTCACGCAGGATATAGATAGGGAGGTGAGCATACATGAAGAACAGCTCACAGAATGTAGATAGGAAGGATATCATACATGGTGGGCACCTCAcgcaggctgtagatagggagatgGGCATATAgaaagggcagctcacacagtctGGAGATATTGAGGAgatcatacatggagggcagctaacATGGGCTGTAGATAGTGAGGAAAGCATACatggagaacagctcacacaggctgtagattgAGAGGAGATTAttcatggagggcagctcacacgggctgtagatagggaggagagcatacattgAGGACAGCTAACACAGGCTTTAGATAGTGAGAAGAGCATACatggagaacagctcacacaggctgtaaatAGGGAGGAGATCATCCATAGTAACGGTTAAGAGAAGACAACCTAagaggttcaacctagggaaaccctactgtgttggtcCTGGGGAAGGCGacaacccctatgaggcagatggcaattgccccatcacagggagaaaattccttcaaGGGCAGCTCAAAGAGGGTGTAGATAGGGAGGTGGGCATACATAAAGGGCAGCTCACAGAGTCTGGAGATATTGAGGAGATCATAAATGGAGGGAAGCTCACACAGGATGTAGATATTGAGGAGATcacacatggagggcagctcacataggatatagatagggagGTGAGCATACATGAAGAACAGCTCACAGAATGTAGATAGGAAGGATATCATACATGGTGGGCACCTAACGCAGGTGGGCATACATAAAGGCTGCAGAGagtgaggagagcatacatggagagcagctTACATGGGCTGTAGATagtgaggagagcatacatggagagcagctTACATGGGCTGTAGATagtgaggagagcatacatggagagcagctTATATGGGCTGTAGATagtgaggagagcatacatggagagcagctTACATGGGCTGTAGATagtgaggagagcatacatggagagcagctcaTATAGACTTAAGATAGGGAGGAAAGCATACACAAGGCAGTTTTCATGTCGATAATGACATAAGTTGTAAACTAGGGTAGACACACAGGCACAGGATTTATCATTGCTCCTGTGCCTCACACAAGTGCATAACTGTTTAGATGAAGGACGTGCTCCTGGACCTCATTCATTGATCTTACAGGACGGCCTatacctgaaccacaagtcatcagaACCATCCCTGGTGGCTTCTCTGCACCCCACCAGCCTTGGCTGATCGACCTGTCCCTGTCTGTCTATAGGAGGAGATCCATTCATCAATGCTGGCAGGGTGGGGATAAGCCATGGGGATCGCCCTGATGACTAGTGGTTCAGAcaacatgaaagtgatgacaggggATGCATCACCTCGATATGTTTTACTGATTACAGACACTAGAGCCTGTTCTTTTCTAACCTATTGTCCATTTCTATTCTGCTTTACAGTCAGCCCCGCGAACATGGGCAACAAGGGACAGAAACTGCCCTAATGGGGGGAAACCACACTGGGCATACCCTGCGACCTTCACAGAGGTCATTCCACAAATCTGGCAGATTTTGTCACACTAGACAATGGTGGGTTGGTGTTTGCAGGGACGTCATCCCTCCTGTCTACAGAGGAGCAGGGACCCCATGAAATTGGGCAGTAAAGGAATGTCGCTGTGTTGGGGAGGGGGAGGTCGCTGAACAACACCCATTGGCTTAAAGGAATGAGACTAACAAGAATTTAGATTATCTACGGCTGCTCCCCTCAGGCACAGAACTGACTAGATTTACGGATGAGACCTGCAGGCTTTTACTACAGTGAGACACAAGAAGCCTCTGACCTATACGTACAGGTGAAGTCCCCACCACCATGATCCCTACAGAGAGGGGGATACCTGGTCCCTATTATTATAACATCAGAGGAAATTAAAGGGGGTATGAAGGAAAAGAAATGTTTCATCCATAGCTATAAATACATTCTATTTCTGCTATGAGATAGCTTACATCTATGTCAGtggtagcgccccctgctgttccttgtTGGGATGGTCTCTGTGTCCACCTTCTGTAGCCTCAGGCGGATGGCCTTCTCACCATGATTCCTTTGTATATCCTATACTCCTATAAGTTaatgaaaaaactgatcaaaacggattcacacaaattcatctgttttttcgtcatttttttttttgtataaagcagatgaaaaaaaacagtttgcaaaaacatagtgtgaagccAGGCTGATGAGTGAAAGaagatttaggtgacacattccctttaaatacagcaACTCTACGCTACAGTCCTTTTACACAGCTGATAACCGGCCCATGTGagagtgtcagcgatcagctgaggagcagggAAACGTccgctcattggctgatcgcatcGTTCATGCGCCTTCTAAAATTATCGCTATTGGCCGTGTGTAAAAAGaggatgtgcggccgatagcaatACATTAAAATAGCCGCATGAACGCgtgcaaagccaggaacagactataaacagggaacaggtcataaaggaaagcctgagatttctcctcttctcaaatgcgttcctggctttggcttcaaaaatctgtcctataaatctgtgtaaacgcacccttaaaatcTCGAGATCATGAGGTCAGGGAAAGCCGGGTATATGTTGGAAGCTAATTAGACTAACTCCTCCTTTTTTACTAGAAATTTCTAGGTTATTCTGGGATGTAAACTAGGATAACGCCGTccaccagagggggcagcagcGAGCACCTCCGTCTGAGTCACCTACCATCTGCCATAGTAAAAGACAAAAGGTGCAATAAAGCAGTCTACATTCAGCGCTctcatcatacagtgactcctGGATCATCGGCCCCTAGAAAACACCTGGAGGGGACGCTGCACCCTGATGAAGCTACAATAAAAGCAGAAAACCTCCTGCCTCCATCTTCCCAGAAACGTCTCCAGATCCTATATAGAAAGTGTTTTCTACAATGCCGTATAAATATACATCAGAGAAACATTAACAAATTTCATCAGGATCAGCCGACTGTGTACGGGAGCCCCAGGCAACTGGCTGATCCTTCTACTTTCGGAATTCATGGGGTACTTCAATTAAAGAaaatggacatggacagaggtggaagcagggagcactgtgtcagactggaaagaatacaccacttcctgcaggacatacagtagctgataagtactggaagactggagatctttaaatagaagtaaattccaaatctacataactttctgacaccagttgatttaaaagaaaaagattttcgccagagttcccctttaacagctcTCGAATGCTTTTACATTTCACATCTAGATGTCAATGTGTGAAAGTCTCCTAAggccgggggaggggaggggggacaaaCATTGTGTCTTCTTGTTGTGTCTTGTCCGTGTCGCCCACTACAGTTACTTGTTTGTTCAGGATTGTCAGACCTACTTGCTTGTTCTTTATTGTCCTGCCTTTTCCCTTACGTCACATGAATGATCACTTTTTGGCTGTAAAAATTCAGCTCAATCTGTTCCCcactgacttacattataaatagaaaaaaaaacagagcgtACGTATACTTTTTTATGGCGTATACAATAGCACTGACTACATTTTTATATCCAAGAGAATAAAACAACGTAAAGGAGAGAAAACCACAGTGATTATACCTTATAACTCATAGaccctgttcacacacagtattttggtcagtatttccgtcagtattttggtcagtatttccatcagtcttttgatctgtatttccgtcagtcttttggtcattatttccgtcagtattttggtcagtatttccgtcagtattttgttcagtatgtccatcagtattttggtcagtatttccgtcagtattttgatcagtatttccatcagtcttttgatcAGTATTTACTATTTTTTGCCAAAATCACGAGTGGAACCGACTGGTCATAATAAAGGAAAGATTTGCAcatcttctgtgttttcaacccactcctggttttggttgaaaaaaagactgacggaaatcctatgtgtgaacacagccatatggccctatttcacgggtcgtttagaggagcaaacgagcgctctcagcgctcgtttgctcctcgttccccgctcgctgccgccgctattcaacgcagcagcagcgagcgggtgagtgcgggaggggcggcggggagctgcgggggggcttcccgggggatcgctgatcgtccgggcagcccataggatacagcagcgcctgctgccgatgctcctattcaacggagcgacggcagcagatcgttgctgtatcagtcgcttgtttttcaacatgttgaaaaataagcaactgcaacgatcagccgacatgaacgatgtcggctgatcgttgcactctattccacgggacgattatcgtccatagcggccgaatacggacgataatcgttccgtggaatagggcctttacactgccAGCCCTCCATAGCCCAGGCATTGCCTCCTCCCCACCACTGcacaccttaaccccttcagcaccATTGTCCATGATCACATTCGCCTTAAGGGCAGCGAATGATTAACCCTTCACCACcacaaccccccctcctcctgtacagtacaccACACACCCTCCCCGCACAAGGTTTGGCAGTTCTCCCTATGAAGACTGATGACCACAGAGAAAGGCAAGCCCTCTCCCCTGCTCGCACCTTCCTCCTGTGAGTGACTCAGgtatggggtgggggaggggactaCTCAGGTGTACAGTTTCACTTCCTGGCTCCTCCTTGGGCTACAAGCTTCAGATGTCCTCCATCTTCCTAGCTGGCAGGTGAGGGGTTAAAGGTGGATACCTGGCGATAGGAAACACCCATTTCAGTTTCGTGTGAAACCTACA encodes:
- the PPP1R14D gene encoding protein phosphatase 1 regulatory subunit 14D isoform X2; protein product: MATGDSHPAQVTFLAVEKQDDNVTPKKLGKLTVKYNRKELQRRIKLEEWIDAQIQELYQSQEDLRDEAAEPDIEIDDLLDLSFEEQKSRLQDILQDCTRPTEGL